Proteins from one Desmodus rotundus isolate HL8 chromosome 9, HLdesRot8A.1, whole genome shotgun sequence genomic window:
- the ITGB3 gene encoding integrin beta-3, translated as MRARPLWAAVLVLGALAGVGVGGPNICTTRGVSSCQQCLAVSPMCAWCSDETLPLGSPRCDLKENLLKDNCAPESIEFPISEASILEARPLSDKGSGDSSQITQVSPQRIALRLRPDDSKSFSVQVRQVEDYPVDIYYLMDLSYSMKDDLGNIQNLGTKLASEMRKLTSNLRIGFGAFVDKPASPYMYISPPEALQNPCYDMKTSCLPMFGYKHVLTLTDQVTRFNEEVKKQSVSRNRDGPEGGFDAIMQATVCDEKIGWRNDASHLLVFTTDAKTHIALDGRLAGIVQPNDGQCHVGSDNHYSASTTMDYPSLGLMTEKLSQKNINLIFAVTEGVVSLYQNYSELIPGTTVGVLSADSSNVLQLIVDAYGKIRSKVELEVRDLPEELSLSFNATCLNNEVIPGLKSCVGLKIGDTVSFSIEAKVRGCPQEKEKSFTIKPVGFKDNLIVQVTFDCDCACQASAEPYSQYCNNGNGTFECGVCRCGPGWLGSQCECSEEDYRPSQQDECSPQEGQPVCSQRGECLCGQCICHSSDFGKITGKYCECDDFSCVRYKGEMCSGHGQCSCGDCLCDSDWTGYYCNCTTRTDTCMSSNGLLCSGRGKCECGSCVCIQPGSYGNTCEKCPTCPDACTFKKECVECKKFERGILFEEDTCSRYCRDEIESVKELKDTGKDAVNCTYKNEDDCVIRFQYFEDSSGKSILYVVEEPECPKGPDILVVLLSVMGAILLIGLATLLIWKLLITIHDRKEFAKFEEERARAKWDTANNPLYKEATSTFTNITYRGT; from the exons ACCCTGCCTCTGGGCTCACCCCGCTGTGACCTGAAGGAGAATCTGCTGAAGGATAACTGTGCCCCGGAGTCCATCGAGTTCCCCATCAGTGAGGCCAGCATCCTGGAGGCCAGGCCTCTCAGTGACAAAGGCTCTGGAGACAGCTCCCAGATTACACAAGTCAGTCCCCAGAGGATCGCACTCCGGCTCCGGCCAG ATGATTCGAAGAGTTTCTCCGTCCAAGTCCGGCAGGTGGAGGATTACCCTGTCGACATCTACTACTTGATGGACCTGTCTTACTCCATGAAGGATGATCTGGGGAACATCCAGAACCTGGGTACCAAGCTGGCCTCTGAGATGCGTAAGCTCACCAGTAACCTGCGGATTGGCTTTGGGGCCTTTGTGGACAAGCCTGCATCACCATACATGTACATCTCCCCACCAGAGGCCCTCCAGAACCCCTGCTATGA taTGAAGACCTCCTGTTTGCCCATGTTTGGCTACAAACATGTGCTGACACTAACTGACCAGGTGACCCGCTTCAATGAGGAGGTGAAGAAGCAGAGTGTGTCACGGAACCGAGATGGTCCAGAGGGTGGCTTTGATGCCATCATGCAGGCTACAGTCTGTGAC GAGAAGATTGGCTGGAGGAATGATGCGTCCCACTTGCTGGTGTTTACCACTGATGCCAAGACCCATATAGCACTGGACGGAAGGCTGGCAGGCATCGTGCAGCCCAACGACGGGCAGTGTCACGTTGGCAGTGATAACCATTACTCTGCCTCCACAACCATG GATTACCCCTCTCTGGGGCTCATGACCGAGAAGCTATCccagaaaaacatcaatctgaTCTTTGCAGTGACTGAAGGGGTAGTCAGTCTCTACCAG AACTACAGTGAGCTCATTCCAGGGACCACAGTGGGGGTTCTGTCTGCTGATTCCAGTAACGTCCTCCAGCTCATTGTTGATGCTTACGGG AAAATCCGCTCTAAAGTAGAGCTGGAGGTGCGTGACCTTCCTGAGGAGTTGTCTCTGTCCTTCAACGCCACTTGTCTCAACAACGAGGTCATCCCAGGCCTCAAGTCTTGTGTGGGACTCAAGATTGGAGATACGGTGAG CTTCAGCATTGAGGCCAAGGTGCGTGGCTGCCCCCAGGAGAAGGAAAAGTCCTTCACCATCAAGCCTGTGGGCTTTAAGGACAACCTCATCGTCCAGGTCACCTTCGACTGTGACTGTGCCTGCCAGGCCTCTGCGGAGCCTTACAGCCAGTACTGCAACAACGGCAATGGGACCTTTGAGTGCGGAGTGTGCCGCTGTGGGCCCGGCTGGCTGGGATCCCAGTGTGAGTGCTCGGAGGAGGACTACCGGCCCTCCCAGCAGGACGAGTGCAGCCCCCAGGAGGGGCAGCCCGTCTGCAGCCAGCGGGGCGAGTGTCTCTGTGGCCAGTGCATCTGCCATAGCAGTGACTTTGGCAAGATCACGGGCAAGTACTGTGAGTGTGACGACTTCTCCTGTGTCCGCTACAAGGGGGAGATGTGCTCAG GCCATGGCCAGTGCAGCTGTGGGGACTGCCTGTGTGACTCAGACTGGACTGGCTACTACTGTAACTGCACCACGCGCACCGACACCTGCATGTCCAGTAACGGGCTGCTGTGCAGCGGCCGGGGCAAGTGTGAATGCGGCAGCTGCGTCTGCATCCAGCCGGGCTCCTACGGGAACACCTGTGAGAAGTGTCCCACCTGCCCTGATGCCTGCACCTTTAAGAA GGAGTGTGTGGAGTGTAAGAAGTTTGAGCGAGGAATCCTGTTCGAGGAAGACACCTGCAGCCGTTACTGTCGAGATGAGATCGAGTCTGTGAAGGAGCTTA aGGACACTGGCAAGGATGCAGTGAATTGTACCTACAAGAACGAGGATGACTGTGTCATCAGATTCCAGTACTTTGAAGACTCCAGTGGAAAGTCCATCCTGTATGTGGTAGAAGAGCCAG AGTGTCCCAAGGGCCCTGACATCCTGGTGGTCCTGCTCTCAGTGATGGGGGCCATTCTGCTCATCGGCCTTGCCACTCTGCTCATCTGGAAGCTCCTCATCACCATCCACGATCGGAAGGAGTTTGCGAAATTTGAGGAAGAGCGAGCCAGAGCGAAATGGGACACG GCCAACAACCCACtgtataaagaagccacatccaccTTCACCAACATCACCTACCGGGGCACTTAA